GTTTAGGTAAATAACAGAAAACATCATCGAGCGCATCAGCCAATGCTAAATCTTCGGGCGATATGTTAAGCTCAACATTCCGATTTTTCATAACGTTACTTCAAACATACCAAATCCGAGTGAATTCTTCTCGCCTATACCGCATTGATACGCCAATTTAATAAGCTCTATCGAGCCAGTCATTTTAAACGGAACGATGAAACCTCTAACACTGGTTTCTTCGGGTTCGCCCTCTTTTATTTTAATCAGCTTGGACACTTTGTTCTCGCCGCCTCTGTTTTTTATATATTGCATATCGGTCTCGAACTTCAAAATTTTATCTGAAGGTTCGGCTTCGTACAAGGTTTTATATTTCCACAACAAATTTTCTCGAATACATTCCGACAGTCTGCCGTCCAATGCTTTAAGATAATCGGGATGTTTATATGCTCCAGCAACCGAAATGCTAATAGGACCAAGTGCTTTACATCTAATGTCATTAGTAATTTTCGGTTCGGGGAGTGTTTCTACCTGCTCAATTCTAAAAGTGGTGTGGCATATTTCTCGTAAACCAATTGGGAGTTCTTGCGATTCGAAAATTCCGATTACAAAATTTTGTATGAACGATTCGTCTAACGGTGATGATACTAACAATTGAGGATGCTCGCCGTTTTGTAAAATCAACTTGTTGTCGGAAATTGCGGCGCGATCTCGAAAGAACAATTTTGAAAATGTAAAAAACTTGAACCTGCGGTTATGTGTTGTAGGATAACCTTTGCTGTGGAGTAACTCGGCGAATTGGGGTTCTGCCTTGTTCAGTATCTTATATATTGCAGCAGAAAGAGGATACTGATAATTAATCGGTAGTGCTGGATTTTTTTCAGATGCTTTAAGTGTTAGTTTGATTCTCAATAGTTTATCTTCTCCTTTTATTCGTATGGAATATGAGAAAAAAGAATTTTAAAGTCAAACGAAGCTGTTTGCCTTTGGGCAAGAATTTTATTATTATTTAACAAATTCAAGAGCAAACAATGAAACAACTAGGAATTAAAAAACTTTATTACTCAATTAGCGAAGTGAGTAAAATAACCGACTTAGAACAATACGTTTTAAGATATTGGGAATCAGAGTTTGAAAATTTGCAACCCGCAAAAAACCGTGCGGGTAACAGAATTTATACAAATAAGGATATTAAACTTATTTTGTATATCAAAAAGCTCCTTCGTGATGAGCGTTATACAATTGAAGGGGCAAAACAAGTGATGGCGTCTTATGTTCCCGAAGATGATGGGGGCGAACAATTAGAATTAATTCCAGCAGTTTCAACAACCGGAGAACAGGCTGTTGTTCAACCAAAACAGCCGGACAACCGGTTGAAAAATGATTTGATAGAGATTAAGAAATTTTTTGAAGAGTTTCTCGTAAGGTTAACATAATTTTCTTAATTACAAATTCGGAACGTAGTCCCGCCGATGGCGGGATAAACTCCACCCGGCTAGCGCACTTGTCCCAAGGGAATCCCTTAAGGACTTGGAGTGCAAGGGTTNNNNNNNNNNNNNNNNNNNNNNNNNNNNNNNNNNNNNNNNNNNNNNNNNNNNNNNNNNNNNNNNNNNNNNNNNNNNNNNNNNNNNNNNNNNNNNNNNNTATTAGTAAAATTCGGAACGTAGTCCCGCCGATGGCGGGATAAACTCCGCCCGGCTAGCGCACTTGTCCCAAGGGAATCCCTTAAGGACTTGGAGTGCAAGGGTTAAAAAATATTAGTAAAATTCGGAACGTAGCGCAGCCCGGCTAGCGCACTTGCTTGGGGTGCAAGGGGTCGCGGGTTCAAATCCCGCCGTTCCGACTTAGCCTCCGTAATTGGAGGCTTTTTATTTCGCCTCTATTACAGCAAAGGCT
This region of Bacteroidota bacterium genomic DNA includes:
- the cas6 gene encoding CRISPR-associated endoribonuclease Cas6, which translates into the protein MRIKLTLKASEKNPALPINYQYPLSAAIYKILNKAEPQFAELLHSKGYPTTHNRRFKFFTFSKLFFRDRAAISDNKLILQNGEHPQLLVSSPLDESFIQNFVIGIFESQELPIGLREICHTTFRIEQVETLPEPKITNDIRCKALGPISISVAGAYKHPDYLKALDGRLSECIRENLLWKYKTLYEAEPSDKILKFETDMQYIKNRGGENKVSKLIKIKEGEPEETSVRGFIVPFKMTGSIELIKLAYQCGIGEKNSLGFGMFEVTL
- a CDS encoding MerR family transcriptional regulator yields the protein MKQLGIKKLYYSISEVSKITDLEQYVLRYWESEFENLQPAKNRAGNRIYTNKDIKLILYIKKLLRDERYTIEGAKQVMASYVPEDDGGEQLELIPAVSTTGEQAVVQPKQPDNRLKNDLIEIKKFFEEFLVRLT